The Rhodothermales bacterium sequence TCCGTCCCGAAGCCAGGAGCGAACCTGTGTAACGAACCTCTCGTCCCTCGCAGTGAAGTACTGGGCCCCGTGATCAAACTCGAAATCGCCCTGTCGCCGTGTCGACGCCCGACCCCCGGGAGCCCGCCCTTTGTCAAACACGTGCACCGGGACGTTGTGGTCCGACAACGTTCTGGCAGCCACAAGGCCGGAAATTCCCGCACCGACTACCGCAACAGCGGAGACATCGGAATACACATTTTCTGACACGGGTTCAGTGGAAAACATCTGAAGCGGTTAATATCGTCGGAATTGACCAGAGGTCATTAACTTGAAAATGTACGGCGTAGTCTCCGAAGTAGGGTGCTGATCACAATGGTACATTCATGACTCGTGCGCGCAACCTCATCTTTGTTCTGGGCGACCAACTTGACCCCACCGCCGCAGCATTCGACGACGCCGAACCCGACAGCGACGTCGTCATTATGGCGGAGGTTGATGCGGAGGTCAAGCGCTACCCAAACCACGTGCAGCGCGTTGTGCTCTTCTTTACCGCGATGCGCCATTTTCGGGACGCCCTTCGAGAGCAGGGTTACAAGGTCATCTATCGTCAGATAGGCGACGAACCGGAGACGGAAAGCCTGATTGGCTTTCTGCAGGAGCAGATCAGGGTGCTAAGTCCAGAACGGGTTGTGATGACGGAGCCGGGTCGTTACGAGTTGGAACGCGCGTGCCTGGACATGGCGCAGGCTGAAGGTATCCCGCTTGAGGTTCGACCCGACAAGCACTTCTTCTGCTCCCGGTACGACTTCACGGAGTGGGCCAGTGAGCGCAAGACACTTGTGCTGGAGCACTTCTACAGGAAGATGCGAAGACGGTACGGCTACCTGATGCGCGGAGACAAACCGGTAGGCGATGCGTGGAATTTTGACAGTGACAATCGTGCCGCGTTTGGACGCGATGGTCCTCACATTGAGCGCTCTCCTCTGGGTTTCAAACCCGACGCTGTCACTCGCGAGGTGATTGATGTCGTACAGCAACGCTATCCCGAGCTTCCTGGCTCGGTCGATGATTTCGACTGGCCCGCAACCCCCGAAGACGCACGACGCGCAGTAGACGACTTCGTTAAGTACAGGCTGCCCCGGTTCGGACGCTATCAGGACGCAATGTGGACAGATGAGCCATACCTGTTCCACGCCCGGCTCTCAACGGCGCTAAACCTGAAGCTCATCAATCCGCGTGTCGTCGTCGAGAAGGCTGTTGAGGCCTACGAAGCAGGCGATGCGCCAATCGGAGCAGTCGAGGGATTTGTCCGGCAAGTGCTCGGCTGGCGTGAGTTTATGCGAGGCGTCTACTGGCTTCACATGCCGGGCTATGAGACGCGAAACGAACTGGAAGCCAATCGTGATTTGCCCTCATTCTTCTGGACAGGCGAGACGGAAATGCAGTGCGTCCGCCAGGTGGTACAACAACTACTGAAACACGGCTATGCTCATCACATCCAGCGACTGATGGTCACCGGCCTGTTTACGTTACTCTACGGCGCCAATCCCCGACAGGTCCATGATTGGTA is a genomic window containing:
- a CDS encoding cryptochrome/photolyase family protein; this encodes MTRARNLIFVLGDQLDPTAAAFDDAEPDSDVVIMAEVDAEVKRYPNHVQRVVLFFTAMRHFRDALREQGYKVIYRQIGDEPETESLIGFLQEQIRVLSPERVVMTEPGRYELERACLDMAQAEGIPLEVRPDKHFFCSRYDFTEWASERKTLVLEHFYRKMRRRYGYLMRGDKPVGDAWNFDSDNRAAFGRDGPHIERSPLGFKPDAVTREVIDVVQQRYPELPGSVDDFDWPATPEDARRAVDDFVKYRLPRFGRYQDAMWTDEPYLFHARLSTALNLKLINPRVVVEKAVEAYEAGDAPIGAVEGFVRQVLGWREFMRGVYWLHMPGYETRNELEANRDLPSFFWTGETEMQCVRQVVQQLLKHGYAHHIQRLMVTGLFTLLYGANPRQVHDWYMAMFVDSVEWVTLPNTIGMSQYADGGVVGTKPYVASGK